One genomic segment of Brassica napus cultivar Da-Ae chromosome A3, Da-Ae, whole genome shotgun sequence includes these proteins:
- the LOC106443934 gene encoding uncharacterized protein LOC106443934, whose translation MLQIVGKYRWRQSCRYKKLTDQHENLTTLPPTTTRSTKRPNSGKKSEIRAKGFRLNRSRKLVLKALAFPRRLFNMYVRITNKMNREGLYPNLVFSSHWGFPLNSRGGFC comes from the coding sequence ATGCTGCAGATTGTAGGCAAGTATAGGTGGAGACAATCATGTCGTTACAAGAAGCTGACGGATCAACATGAGAACTTGACTACATTGCCACCAACAACAACAAGGTCGACTAAAAGGCCGAACTCGGGGAAGAAGAGCGAGATTCGAGCAAAAGGGTTTAGACTAAACCGATCAAGAAAGCTGGTTCTTAAGGCATTAGCTTTTCCTAGAAGGTTATTTAACATGTATGTGCGTATCACAAATAAGATGAACAGAGAAGGTTTGTATCCTaatcttgttttttcttctcattgGGGTTTCCCTCTGAACTCAAGAGGTGGGTTCTGTTAG
- the LOC106443933 gene encoding uncharacterized protein LOC106443933 yields the protein MLPMSRNINSVGVWQSNNGYYGYSYGGGYVEKRQLFLKSYQFSRKQSLTERIKRSVGRVVKKVVWMKLKSAKRLKRVVWSRLKTAFFYRRRRFSRLLHPNKSSSHCFY from the coding sequence ATGCTTCCAATGAGCAGAAACATCAACAGCGTTGGCGTTTGGCAGAGCAACAACGGTTACTATGGCTATAGCTATGGAGGAGGATACGTGGAGAAGAGACAGCTCTTCCTTAAGAGCTACCAGTTCTCGAGGAAACAGAGCTTAACCGAGAGGATCAAGAGATCTGTGGGGAGGGTTGTGAAGAAAGTTGTCTGGATGAAGTTGAAATCTGCTAAGAGGCTGAAACGCGTTGTCTGGTCGCGTCTCAAAACGGCGTTCTTCTACCGCCGTAGACGTTTCTCTCGTCTCCTTCACCCAAACAAATCCTCCTCTCACTGCTTCTACTAA
- the LOC125606980 gene encoding T-complex protein 1 subunit gamma, which produces MNAPVLVLKDSLKRESGTKVHHGNIQASKAVADIIRTTLGPRSMLKMLLDAGGGIVVTNDGNAILRELDVAHPAAKSMIELSRTQDEEVGDGTTSVIVLAGEMLHVAEAFIEKSYHPTVICRAYNKALEDAIAVLDKIAMSIDVNDRATVLGLVKSCIGTKFTSQFGDLIADLAIDATTTVGVDLGQGLREVDIKKYIKVEKVPGGQLEDSKVLKGVMFNKDVVAPGKMKRKIVNPRIILLDCPLEYKKGENQTNAELVREEDWEVLLKLEEEYIENICVQILKFKPDLVITEKGLSDLACHYFSKAGVSAIRRLRKTDNNRIAKACGAVIVNRPDELQESDVGTGAGLFEVKKIGDDFFAFVVDCKEPKACTVLLRGPSKDLLNEVERNLQDAMSVSRNIIKNPKLVPGGGATELTVSATLKQKSATIEGIEKWPYEAAAIAFEAIPRTLAQNCGVNVIRTMTALQGKHANGENAWTGIDGNTGAIADMKESKIWDAYNVKAQTFKTAIEAACMLLRIDDIVSGIKKKQAPGAGPSKPTIETEGDADNEQILPD; this is translated from the exons ATGAACGCCCCTGTTCTCGTTCTCA aggattcgttgaAGCGTGAATCTGGAACAAAGGTTCACCATGGTAACATCCAAGCTTCCAAG GCTGTTGCTGATATCATCCGTACAACATTGGGTCCTCGCTCTATGTTGAAGATGCTTCTTGATGCTGGTGGAG GAATTGTTGTTACTAATGATGGGAATGCTATTTTGCGTGAGCTGGATGTTGCTCACCCTGCTGCTAAG TCGATGATTGAGTTGAGCCGGACGCAGGATGAAGAAGTTGGTGATGGGACTACATCTGTTATTGTACTTG cTGGTGAAATGTTACATGTTGCCGAAGCATTTATTGAGAAGAGTTACCATCCCACAGTCATCTGCCGTG CTTATAATAAGGCTCTTGAGGATGCTATCGCTGTTCTTGACAAGATTGCCATGTCAATCGATGTCAATGACC GTGCAACAGTACTAGGATTAGTCAAAAGCTGCATAGGAACAAAATTCACTAGCCAGTTTGGAGATCTGATTGCT GATTTGGCTATTGATGCCACCACCACTGTTGGTGTTGATCTTGGACAAGGACTAAGGGAAGTGGATATCAAAAAATACATCAAGGTTGAGAAGGTCCCCGGTGGTCAATTGGAAGACTCCAAGGTTCTCAAAGGAGTCATGTTCAACAAAGACGTAGTCGCTCCCGGTAAAATGAAGAGAAAGATCGTCAACCCACGGATCATTCTTCTCGACTGTCCCCTTGAGTACAAGAAAGGTGAAAACCAAACCAACGCTGAGTTGGTCagagaagaggattgggaagtTCTGCTGAAGCTTGAAGAGGAGTACATCGAGAACATCTGCGTGCAGATACTAAAGTTCAAACCCGATTTGGTCATCACAGAGAAGGGACTTAGCGATTTAGCCTGTCACTATTTCAGTAAAGCTGGGGTTAGTGCAATAAGGAGGCTGAGAAAGACGGACAACAACAGAATTGCTAAGGCGTGTGGGGCTGTGATTGTGAACAGGCCTGATGAGCTTCAGGAGTCTGATGTTGGTACTGGCGCTGGCTTGTTTGAGGTTAAGAAGATAGGAGACGACTTCTTCGCCTTCGTTGTTGATTGCAAGGAACCTAAAGCGTGTACTGTGCTCTTAAGAGGACCAAGTAAAGATCTTCTCAATGAAGTGGAGAGGAATCTTCAG GATGCCATGTCTGTTTCAAGAAACATCATCAAGAACCCGAAGCTTGTTCCTGGTGGTGGAGCCACTGAGTTAACCGTCTCTGCCACTTTAAAACAGAAAAGTGCAACAATTGAAGGAATCGAAAAG TGGCCTTATGAAGCAGCTGCTATAGCTTTTGAGGCTATTCCACGTACTTTAGCTCAGAACTGTGGAGTTAATGTGATCAGAACTATGACAGCACTGCAAGGAAAG CATGCAAATGGTGAGAATGCTTGGACTGGAATCGATGGAAACACTGGTGCAATAGCTGACATGAAAGAGAGCAAg ATATGGGATGCTTACAATGTGAAAGCGCAAACGTTTAAGACAGCGATAGAAGCGGCGTGTATGCTACTGAGGATTGATGATATAGTGAGTGGTATCAAGAAGAAGCAAGCTCCTGGAGCTGGACCTTCAAAGCCTACCATTGAGACAGAAGGAGATGCAGACAACGAGCAAATACTTCCCGACTAG
- the LOC106384168 gene encoding protein BOBBER 2-like, whose protein sequence is MAIISEMQDETRQEESVPPMDPMEVEKPKKESLKPTEPIVPNKGNGLDFEKYSWTQNLQEVTVTIPVPSGTKSRSVTCEIKKNRLRVSLKGQDPIIDGEFFNAVKPDDCFWNIEDQKVVSVLLTKQDQMQWWKCCVKGEPEIDTQKVEPESSKLSDLDPETRSSVEKMMFDQRQKQMGLPTSDEIEKEDMMKKFMSQHPEMNFSNAKFN, encoded by the exons ATGGCGATTATCTCTGAGATGCAAGATGAGACGAGACAAGAGGAGAGTGTGCCTCCAATGGATCCCATGGAGGTGGAGAAGCCAAAGAAAGAAAGCTTGAAGCCCACGGAACCCATTG TTCCTAACAAAGGCAACGGGCTTGATTTTGAGAAGTACTCATGGACACAGAATCTCCAGGAGGTCACAGTCACCATTCCAGTCCCTAGCGGCACTAAGTCACGGTCTGTCACCTGTGAAATCAAGAAGAATCGTCTGAGAGTTAGTCTCAAAGGACAAGATCCAATCATCGATGGAGAGTTCTTCAATGCCGTCAAGCCTGACGACTGCTTCTGGAACATCGAGGATCAGAAGGTCGTATCGGTGCTCTTGACAAAGCAGGACCAGATGCAGTGGTGGAAGTGCTGTGTGAAGGGGGAGCCTGAGATTGACACTCAGAAAGTTGAGCCAGAGAGCAGCAAACTGTCTGATTTAGACCCGGAAACCCGAAGTAGCGTTGAGAAGATGATGTTTGATCAGAGGCAGAAGCAGATGGGACTACCAACGAGTGATGAGATTGAGAAGGAAGATATGATGAAGAAGTTTATGTCTCAGCATCCTGAGATGAACTTCTCTAATGCAAAGTTTAACTGA
- the LOC106439105 gene encoding protein VARIATION IN COMPOUND TRIGGERED ROOT growth response-like yields the protein MALSLASSSPSRTWLYDVFPSFSGVDVRVTFLSHLLKEFDKKLISAFKDNEIERSRSLDPELKQAIKDSRIAVVIFSQNYASSSWCLNELLEIVKCGQMVIPVFYRLDPSHVRKQTGEFGKIFEETCKNQKEEVIIIQWRRALTDVANTLGYHSVNWGNEAAMIEEIANDVLDKLLLTSSKDSENFVGIEDHVAKLSVLLQLDAEEVRMVGLWGSSGIGKTTIARVLFQRLSRHFRGSIFIDRAFVSKTMEIFKAANPDDYNMKLHLQRNFLSEILGKGDIKINHLSAVGERLKNQKVLIFIDDFDDQVVLEALVGQTQWFGSGSRIVVVTNDKQYLRAHGINHIYKVCLPTKKLAVEMLCRSAFRKKAAPEGFEELVAKVTGLAGSLPLGLNVLGSSLRGRDKEYWMDLLPRLQNGLDGKIEKTLRVSYDGLTSEEDKALFRHIACLFQWEKVTYLKLLLADSGLSVTVGLENLADKSLIHVREDYVKMHCLLEEMGRGIVRLDEPEKREFLVDAQDICDVLSQDTGTHKILGIKLNIDEIDELNVHENAFKGMRNLRFLEILPKNPFMFGKEEVRIHLPENFDYLPHELRLLRWLRYPMRCLPSKFRPEKLVKFEMVNSKLEKLWEGIVSLTCLKEMNMWGSKNLIEMPDLSKATNLETLNLGDCYSLVKLPSSIPHPNKLTTLSLSNCRNLETIPTGISLKSLKNLNTKGCSRIRIFPQISTTIVEVDVGATSIEEIPSNLSLCFENLHTFTMHSPKKLWERVQLLTLLTTIMSPSLWYLDLSDNPGLVELPSSFKNLHNLSILKISNCVNLETLPTGINLGSLDLLYLSGCSRLRTFPDISTHITHLYLSGTGIEEIPCSIEKFSRLGSLHMNGCNNLEYVNLNLFKLKHLHEVDFSDCKCLNLDQEALFQKKTYSVCQLKLSGEEVPSYFTHRTTGTSSSLTIPLLHSCLSQPFLRFRACIVFDSDNESYSRCAFRFKGSFRNCSDSYNQAQDFCAVTDDYNIFSFEEESCLSVSDYQMSQIPLEMNFDGLDLKIHIDYCRSAKIKGWGIRILEEDCSSADNRLGYPNILPHVFEADECNMRLVNVEANDVVTERSGFRE from the exons ATGGCTCTCtcattagcttcttcttctccttctcgcACTTGGTTGTACGATGTTTTCCCTAGCTTCAGTGGGGTAGACGTCCGTGTTACTTTCCTCAGCCACTTGTTGAAGGAGTTTGACAAAAAGTTGATCAGTGCTTTCAAAGACAACGAGATCGAGAGAAGTCGATCACTGGATCCCGAGCTTAAACAAGCCATTAAAGATTCGAGGATCGCAGTGGTTATCTTCTCCCAAAACTATGCCTCTTCAAGCTGGTGTCTTAATGAGTTGTTAGAGATAGTCAAGTGTGGTCAAATGGTGATACCTGTTTTCTACCGGTTGGATCCTTCCCACGTGAGGAAACAAACCGGTGAATTTGggaaaatatttgaagaaacATGCAAGAATCAAAAAGAGGAAGTGATAATAATTCAGTGGAGGAGAGCTTTGACCGATGTAGCCAATACACTCGGGTATCATTCAGTAAACTG GGGTAACGAAGCTGCAATGATTGAAGAAATCGCCAATGATGTTTTGGATAAACTACTTTTAACTTCATCGAAGGATTCAGAGAACTTTGTGGGCATCGAAGATCATGTTGCAAAACTGAGTGTATTGCTGCAGTTGGACGCGGAGGaagtgaggatggttggtttaTGGGGTTCCTCAGGGATCGGCAAGACTACAATTGCAAGAGTTCTGTTTCAACGACTTTCTCGACACTTCCGAGGTAGCATTTTCATAGACAGGGCTTTCGTATCTAAGACTATGGAAATTTTCAAGGCAGCTAATCCGGACGACTATAACATGAAGCTGCATTTGCAAAGAAATTTCCTATCTGAAATCTTAGGTAAAGGAGACATAAAGATAAATCATTTGAGTGCAGTTGGGGAGAGGCTGAAGAATCAGAAAGTTCTTATTTTCATTGATGATTTTGATGATCAAGTTGTGCTAGAAGCCTTGGTTGGTCAAACTCAATGGTTTGGAAGTGGGAGCAGAATCGTTGTGGTTACAAATGATAAGCAGTATCTAAGGGCCCATGGGATTAATCACATTTACAAGGTCTGTCTCCCAACTAAAAAGCTAGCTGTTGAGATGTTATGTCGATCTGCTTTCAGGAAAAAGGCTGCACCTGAAGGTTTTGAGGAGCTTGTAGCTAAAGTTACAGGACTTGCTGGTAGTCTTCCTTTAGGTCTTAATGTTTTGGGTTCATCTCTACGGGGAAGGGACAAGGAGTACTGGATGGATTTGTTGCCAAGGCTTCAGAATGGTTTAGATGGGAAAATTGAGAAGACATTGAGGGTCAGCTACGATGGATTAACAAGCGAAGAAGATAAAGCGTTATTTCGCCATATTGCATGCCTTTTCCAGTGGGAAAAAGTCACATACCTGAAGTTGCTGCTCGCTGATAGTGGGTTGAGTGTTACGGTTGGGCTGGAAAACCTAGCTGATAAGTCCCTCATTCATGTAAGAGAGGATTATGTGAAGATGCACTGTTTGTTAGAAGAGATGGGTAGAGGTATTGTTAGGCTTGACGAGCCTGAAAAACGAGAATTTCTGGTGGACGCACAAGATATCTGTGATGTACTCAGTCAAGACACT GGTACTCATAAGATATTGGgtataaaattgaatattgaTGAGATTGATGAACTGAATGTGCATGAGAATGCCTTCAAAGGGATGCGCAATCTGCGTTTCCTGGAAATTCTCCCAAAAAACCCTTTTATGTTTGGAAAGGAAGAAGTTAGAATTCACTTACCTGAAAACTTCGACTATTTGCCGCATGAACTGAGATTATTGCGTTGGCTTCGATATCCAATGAGATGTCTGCCTTCTAAGTTTCGTCCTGAAAAACTCGTCAAGTTCGAAATGGTGAATAGCAAGCTCGAGAAGCTGTGGGAAGGGATTGTG TCGCTTACATGTCTTAAAGAGATGAATATGTGGGGATCTAAAAACTTGATAGAAATGCCAGATCTTTCAAAGGCCACCAATCTGGAGACACTTAATCTTGGGGATTGCTATAGTTTGGTCAAGCTTCCTTCCTCTATTCCACATCCCAACAAACTGACGACATTATCTCTGAGCAATTGTCGAAATCTGGAGACTATTCCAACTGGCATTAGCCTCAAATCTCTCAAAAACCTAAATACTAAAGGATGCTCACGGATAAGGATTTTTCCCCAAATCTCAACCACCATCGTAGAGGTCGACGTAGGCGCAACATCCATTGAAGAAATACCTTCAAATTTGAGTTTGTGTTTCGAGAATCTCCATACCTTTACGATGCACAGCCCAAAGAAACTATGGGAAAGAGTGCAG CTTCTTACTCTCCTCACGACGATCATGTCTCCCTCTTTGTGGTATCTGGATCTCTCGGATAACCCTGGCTTGGTGGAGCTTCCTTCTTCATTTAAGAATCTCCATAACCTGTCGATATTGAAAATTAGTAACTGCGTAAATCTGGAAACTCTTCCCACCGGAATCAACCTTGGATCTCTCGATCTCCTATATCTCAGTGGATGCTCACGGTTGAGGACTTTTCCTGATATCTCAACCCACATCACACATCTTTATCTAAGCGGAACAGGGATTGAAGAGATTCCTTGTTCGATTGAGAAATTCTCCAGGCTTGGCTCCCTACATATGAACGGATGCAACAATTTGGAATATGTAAACCTAAACCTTTTTAAACTCAAACATCTTCACGAAGTCGACTTTTCAGACTGCAAGTGCTTAAACTTGGATCAAGAAGCTCTgtttcaaaagaaaacatattcagTTTGTCAACTGAAGTTGTCAGGTGAAGAAGTGCCTTCATATTTCACGCACCGTACTACTGGAACCTCCTCCTCTCTCACCATTCCTTTACTTCACAGCTGTCTCTCACAACCATTCCTCCGATTCAGGGCTTGTATTGTGTTTGATTCGGACAATGAGTCATATAGCAGATGTGCCTTTAGATTCAAAGGCAGTTTTCGGAACTGCTCTGATTCCTATAATCAGGCACAAGACTTCTGCGCAGTCACGGATGATTATAATATCTTTTCATTTGAGGAGGAAAGTTGTCTGTCTGTATCAGACTACCAGATGTCTCAAATCCCTTTAGAAATGAACTTCGATGGCCTGGATCTGAAGATTCATATTGATTATTGTCGTTCTGCTAAAATAAAAGGATGGGGTATACGAATCTTAGAGGAGGACTGTTCATCGGCAGACAACCGACTTGGTTATCCAAACATTCTACCACATGTTTTTGAAGCCGATGAATGCAATATGAGGCTGGTGAATGTGGAGGCAAATGATGTAGTGACGGAAAGAAGCGG ATTTCGTGAATAA
- the LOC106388849 gene encoding sugar transport protein 6: MAVVVSANGKGPAFEAKMTVYVFVCVLIAAVGGLIFGYDIGISGGVTAMDDFLKKFFPTVWERKQHAHENNYCKYDNQHLQLFTSSLYLAALVASFLASAVCSKLGRKPTMQFASVFFLIGVGLAAGADNIVMLIIGRILLGFGVGFGNQAVPLFLSEIAPAQLRGGLNIVFQLMVTIGILIANLVNYFTATVHPNGWRFALGGAAIPAVILLLGSLIICETPTSLIERNKNEEGRETLRKIRGVEDINDEYESIVHACEIASQVKDPYRKLLKPASRPPLIIGMLLQLFQQFSGINAIMFYAPVLFQTVGFGNNAALLSAVITGSINVLSTFVGIYLVDRTGRRFLLLQSSVHMLISQLIIGIILAKDLGITGTLGKAQAMVVVVFVCAYVMGFAWSWGPLGWLIPSETFPLETRSAGFAVAVSCNMLFTFVIAQAFLSMLCGMRSGIFFFFSAWIIVMGLFALFFIPETKGVAIDDVRERVWKPHWFWKRYMLAEDDHQDVEKRTE; encoded by the exons ATGGCTGTTGTTGTATCTGCTAACGGGAAAGGTCCGGCTTTCGAAGCCAAAATGACTGTCTATGTCTTTGTCTGCGTTCTGATTGCCGCTGTCGGCGGTTTGATCTTCGGTTACGACATCGGAATATCCG gtggagTGACGGCGATGGATGATTTCTTGAAGAAGTTTTTCCCTACAGTGTGGGAGAGGAAGCAGCACGCTCATGAGAACAATTACTGCAAGTATGATAACCAGCACTTGCAGCTATTCACATCGTCTCTTTACCTAGCCGCACTCGTTGCCAGCTTCTTGGCTTCGGCCGTCTGTTCCAAACTTGGAAGGAAGCCCACTATGCAGTTTGCTTCTGTCTTTTTCTTGATCGGTGTCGGGCTAGCCGCAGGAGCTGATAACATCGTCATGTTGATCATTGGAAGAATCTTACTTGGCTTCGGTGTAGGCTTTGGCAATCAG GCAGTGCCGCTTTTCTTATCAGAGATTGCTCCTGCACAGCTAAGGGGAGGTCTCAACATTGTATTCCAACTCATGGTCACAATAGGAATCTTAATAGCCAACCTTGTCAACTACTTCACTGCCACCGTTCACCCTAACGGATGGCGGTTTGCTCTCGGTGGAGCCGCAATCCCTGCGGTTATCCTCCTCTTGGGTTCACTGATCATCTGTGAGACCCCCACGAGCCTCATAGAGCGCAACAAAAACGAAGAAGGCAGAGAAACTCTAAGGAAAATCAGAGGAGTTGAAGATATAAATGATGAGTATGAATCTATCGTCCATGCATGTGAGATTGCGAGTCAAGTCAAAGATCCTTACAGGAAACTGTTGAAACCAGCGAGTCGTCCACCTTTAATCATTGGAATGCTTCTACAGCTTTTCCAGCAGTTTAGTGGAATCAATGCTATTATGTTCTATGCACCGGTTTTGTTCCAGACTGTTGGATTTGGAAATAACGCAGCTCTTCTCTCTGCGGTTATCACGGGAAGCATCAACGTTCTTAGTACGTTCGTAGGGATCTACCTCGTGGACAGAACCGGTCGGAGGTTCCTTCTTTTACAATCTTCCGTTCACATGCTCATTTCCCAG TTGATCATTGGAATCATCCTAGCGAAAGACTTGGGTATCACAGGAACACTCGGGAAGGCACAAGCCATGGTGGTTGTGGTCTTTGTGTGCGCTTACGTGATGGGATTCGCGTGGTCATGGGGACCATTAGGATGGCTAATTCCTAGCGAGACGTTTCCTCTAGAAACTCGAAGTGCAGGGTTCGCTGTTGCAGTCTCGTGCAACATGTTATTCACCTTCGTGATCGCGCAGGCTTTCTTGTCGATGCTTTGTGGGATGAGATCAGgaatattcttcttcttcagcgcTTGGATCATTGTGATGGGACTGTTTGCTTTGTTCTTTATACCGGAGACTAAAGGTGTGGCCATTGATGATGTGAGGGAGAGAGTGTGGAAGCCACACTGGTTCTGGAAAAGATATATGCTTGCTGAGGATGATCATCAAGATGTGGAGAAGAGAACTGAATGA